The Thermotoga neapolitana DSM 4359 sequence ACGATGGATTACATATTGTTTTCTGAATAAGGAATATCAATTACAATCTACCCACTGTTCGCATCTCATGTTAGAAATAGTTTTGTTGTACAGAAGTAATCATATTTTATTCACTAAACCAGGGTAAGTTCCATTTATTCACAAGGTGGGTGGTAATTGTAACTGGCATGGAAAGAAGGGTACGGAGTATGCAATTACCGGTAACGAAAAAATTCATGCGGGTTTGAGAGAGGTGATGTATGCAGGAAAAATGGAATAGTAAACGAAAATGTGAAACAGAATATGAGAATATGTCTTCATCTATCATCATATATCTATCATGAATAAAGAAACCACACACTTAGTCTCTAACCTTTTAAGGGGGACCTTTTTGAACAAACTTGTGAAAACAGGAACTAGACGGTTTTCCCTTGAAACACTCCAAAATGCCCTGACCTAGGTTAGGATAATTTATCTTTTGATTTTGTCTTTCTTTAGGCTTTTCATTGACTATGCAATTATTCCATTTTTCCAAACAGTACTTGACTGGGTCTTTCTGTGTGTTAGAATCACCTGTGATGAAATATCCTCTGTATGTTCCCATATACTCTTGCTTTTTGATATGCTTTGTGGTATAATTTCCTTGAAATCCATCGGGTTTCAATACTTCCTTTGAGGTATGGAAACGAGAATCAGATATACCCTGTGAAGGCATATGTGAGCGTTTCAATACTTCCTTTGAGGTATGGAAACCTCCTATTCTTGAGGCAAACCTGAGCCTTGCATCTACGTTTCAATACTTCCTTTGAGGTATGGAAACTATGAGCCCGATTATGACATCTCGGGCATAACGTAAGTTTCAATACTTCCTTTGAGGTATGGAAACTTTCGATCCCGGTCAATCTTGTCAACAGCTCCGCCGGTTTCAATACTTCCTTTGAGGTATGGAAACCGGGAGACAAGGAGCACAAGAAAATCTCGTATCTTGGTTTCAATACTTCCTTAGAGGTATGGAAACGAAGTATGAAAACCACCCAAAAACAAAAAAGGCGGGGAAATCCCCGCCTCTGTTTATTCTGAAAGATCGTTTTCAACTTATCCTTGCCCTTTCGAAACTCTCTGTTGCAAGAAGAAGTCCCACGACCATCAGTATGCTCAAAATGCCCCAGTCCATTCCAAAGGAAAACTTCATCACGTGTGATCCAACCAGGTAACCTCTTGAGGCATCGACCGCATAGGTCAGTGGGTTGATGTAGGCGATCGCTTTCATCCAGTTCGGCATGGAGTCTATCGGATACATGGCTCCGCTCAGGAATATCAGAGGCATCATCAGTGTCATCATTATCATCTGAAAACCTTCTGTGCTTTCCATTTTCAGGGCGAGTGCTATGCCAAAGCTGGCGATCGTAACGGACATGAGGAAACCGACGATGAGAGCCGGTATCAGACCGGAGATCTTCAGGTTCTCCGCCAGAAAGTACGTGAAAAACAGAATTATAAACCCCTGAAGTACCGTGACAAGGCCATCACCGATGATTCTTCCCATTACGCTGAGTCTCCTCGAAGAGGGTGCCACCAGAACTTCCTTGAAAAAACCAAACTGTTTGTCCCATATCAGACTCACACCACTGATGAAGCTCATGTTGAATATGGTCATGGCAAATATACCGGGTGCAAGGTACGTGAGATAATCCACTCCTCCGAACATCATCCTTGCCCAGGGATTGTCAAAAACCTTGCTCCAGCCAAGCCCGAAGAAGACGAGCCATATCAGAGGGTTTATGATCATACCTATCACACGGGATCGAGACCTCACAAACCTGATCAGCTGTCTGTACACCATGGTCACGAAGGCAGCCACGATTTCACCTCCTCATTCTCATCCTTGCGACGGCTTTGAAGAAGTTTTCCGGCCCTTCCTCTCTGAGTTCTCTTCCCGTCAAATGCAAAAAGACATCGTTCAGGGTGGGTTTGTGGTAGGTGATCTCTTCTATCTTCAGTCCTTTTTGCTGGGCAAGTTCAAATATCTTCGGGATGGCTCTGCTTGAGTTTTCAACGTTCAATTCCAGCCTTCCGTCGGAGAGTTTCTTACATGACTTTATGAATTCACCATCGAGGCAGTCCACAGGGTCAGAAAACTTCACGTAGATGATCTCTTTTCCAACCATCTGTTTCAATTCATCGGGACTTCCAAGGGCAATGATCTTTCCGTGGTCTATTATCGCCACCCTGTCTGCGAGTTGCTCGGCCTCGTCCATGTAGTGTGTGGTGAGGAATATCGTCATGTTGTGCTCTTTCTTCATCTTCGATATGTACTCCCATATGTGGGCCCTTGTGTGCGGGTCAAGACCGATGGTGGGCTCGTCAAGAAAGAGTATTTCAGGCTCATGAATGAGAGATCTTGCGATCTCTAGTCTTCTTGTCATTCCTCCACTGAAGGTCTTCACAGGTTTGTCTTTGAACTCCAGCAGTTCTACAAATTCAAGAAGTTCAAGGATCCTCTTTTTCAGTTTTTCACCACCGTATCCGTATATTCTTCCGTGGATGTACATGTTTTCGTAGGCGGTGAGTTCTCTGTCGATTGATTGATCCTGAAAGACGATGCCTATCTTTTTGCGGACCTCCCTGGGTTCTTTCAAAACGTCGTGGCCAGCAACCCATGCCTTTCCGTCCGTTGGCTTTAAAAGGGTGGTGAGTATATGTATGGTGGTGGTTTTTCCTGCGCCGTTTGGCCCAAGAAACGCAAAGATCTCTCCTTTTTTGACGGAAAAAGAGATTCCTTTCACTGCTTCGAAGTCTCCGAACTTTTTGACGAGATTTTCTACCACGATCACGTCTTCCATCTTTTCACCTCCAAGGTGAACAGAAAGTATCTACAAATATATCGATAGATATATCTTTGAAACCTGGATTTGATTGTAAAATATATTTCTGGGTCTGTCAAGTTGAACCTGACACGGAAAAGATCGATCTATAGAGACGGAGGGAGTAATATGGAAAGGATCAGGGATTTTTTCATCCTGATTTTCTGTGTTGTGCTCTTTCTCTACGAGATAACGTCTTTGAGTATGAAGGTGATCTTCAAAAGAAAAAAAAGCCGGGAGACAGCTCCCGGCCTCAGATCCCAAGCTCTCTGAAAATCTTCTCCACAAGTTCTTTTCCGACTCTTTTCTGGGCTTCCGCTGTGGAGGCTCCTATGTGTGGAGTTGCCACAACGTTGTCCAGGCTGAGCAGTTTCCTTCTAAGTTCGTCGCTGGGTGGTTCCACCTCGAAGACATCAAGACCTGCCGCGTACACCTTTCCGCTCACAAGTGCTTCATAGAGTGCTTCCTCGTCGATCGTTCCTCCTCGTGAGGTGTTGACTATTATCACTCCATCCTTCATCTTGGAAATGGTATCTTTGTTTATCATGTGCTTTGTCGATTCGATGAGAGGAACGTGTAAAGAGATGAAGTCGCTCTCTTTCAAAAGTGTGTCCAGATCCACGTATTCAACAGGAAGATCTGTTTTTGGTCTAGCAGGGTCATACGCTATGACTCTCATACCAAATCCCAGGGCTCTTCTGGCAACTTCCTGACCGATGTTTCCAAATCCAATGAGTCCGAGTGTCTTTCCGAGGAGTTCTTTTCCTTTCAGGATTTTCTTTTCCCACTTGCCTTCCTTCAAGGATATGGTGGCTTTCGCTATGTGGCGGGCACAGGCGAGCATGAGGCCAATGGCAAGTTCCGCGACGGATGGTGCACTTGCCCCCGGCGTGTTGAGAATTTTTATTCCCTTCTCTTTTGCCTTCTGAACGTCTATGTTATCGAGACCGATTCCAGCCCTTGCGATGATCTTCAGGTTTTTTCCAGCTTCTATGATGTCTGACGTGACCTTCGTGGCGCTTCTCACAACAAGAACATCCACTTCGGAGATTGTTTTCAGAAGTTCTTCTTTTTCTAGGTGCCTTGATGTGACCGTCAGTTCTTCTTTTTCCATTAAGAGTTTTGTAGCCTCTTCATCGAGTGGATCGTTCACATGTACCCTGTACTTTGCCATTCACATCACTCCCCGATGAATTCTTTCGCAAAGATCGTCTCAGCAGCCTTCACACCCGCACCGAGTTCGAGGTCGTATCCAAGTTCCTTCAAGGTGAACTCAAGAGCAGCGATCGCTGTGATGGTATCGAACGGCGACATGTATCCCAGATGGGCTATCCTGAAGATTTTCCCCTTGAGCTTTGCCTGGCCCCCGGCGATGGTTACACCGTACTTGTCCCTCATGATCTTGGGGATCTGTTTTCCATCGATACCGGCGGGTACCTTAACGGCCGTCACCACGTTTCCAGGTCTTTTGGAGAGAAGTTCAAGGCCAAGCGCTTTCACGGCTGATCTTGTTGCCTCACCGAGCACTCTATGTCTTTCCCAGACGTTTTCAATTCCTTCTTCTTTGATCATTTTGAGGGACTTCCTCAGCATGTATATCATGTTGACCGCTGGAGTGTACGGGTTGTCCGGGTAAGACTTTCTATAGGCTCTCAGATCGAAGTAGTATCTTGGAGATTTTGATTTTTCCACGAGTTCCCATGCCTTATCGTTGAGGGAAATGAGGGCAAGACCGGGAGGAAGCATCAGACCTTTCTGTGAACCCGTGACGACCACGTCCACGCCCCATTCATCCATCTTCAGTGGTTCAGCACCGAGGGCGCTGACAGCGTCCGTTACAAGAACCA is a genomic window containing:
- a CDS encoding ATP-binding cassette domain-containing protein, whose product is MEDVIVVENLVKKFGDFEAVKGISFSVKKGEIFAFLGPNGAGKTTTIHILTTLLKPTDGKAWVAGHDVLKEPREVRKKIGIVFQDQSIDRELTAYENMYIHGRIYGYGGEKLKKRILELLEFVELLEFKDKPVKTFSGGMTRRLEIARSLIHEPEILFLDEPTIGLDPHTRAHIWEYISKMKKEHNMTIFLTTHYMDEAEQLADRVAIIDHGKIIALGSPDELKQMVGKEIIYVKFSDPVDCLDGEFIKSCKKLSDGRLELNVENSSRAIPKIFELAQQKGLKIEEITYHKPTLNDVFLHLTGRELREEGPENFFKAVARMRMRR
- a CDS encoding ABC transporter permease — its product is MAAFVTMVYRQLIRFVRSRSRVIGMIINPLIWLVFFGLGWSKVFDNPWARMMFGGVDYLTYLAPGIFAMTIFNMSFISGVSLIWDKQFGFFKEVLVAPSSRRLSVMGRIIGDGLVTVLQGFIILFFTYFLAENLKISGLIPALIVGFLMSVTIASFGIALALKMESTEGFQMIMMTLMMPLIFLSGAMYPIDSMPNWMKAIAYINPLTYAVDASRGYLVGSHVMKFSFGMDWGILSILMVVGLLLATESFERARIS
- a CDS encoding serine-pyruvate aminotransferase, which gives rise to MGKFLKKHYIMAPGPTPVPNDILTEGAKETIHHRTPQFVSIMEETLEDAKYLFQTKNNVYAFASTGTGAMEAAVANLVSPGDKVIVVVAGKFGERWKELCQSYGANIVEISLEWGEAVTPEQIEDALNRNPDAKVVFTTYSETSTGTVIDLEGIARVTREKNVVLVTDAVSALGAEPLKMDEWGVDVVVTGSQKGLMLPPGLALISLNDKAWELVEKSKSPRYYFDLRAYRKSYPDNPYTPAVNMIYMLRKSLKMIKEEGIENVWERHRVLGEATRSAVKALGLELLSKRPGNVVTAVKVPAGIDGKQIPKIMRDKYGVTIAGGQAKLKGKIFRIAHLGYMSPFDTITAIAALEFTLKELGYDLELGAGVKAAETIFAKEFIGE
- a CDS encoding hydroxypyruvate reductase, which encodes MAKYRVHVNDPLDEEATKLLMEKEELTVTSRHLEKEELLKTISEVDVLVVRSATKVTSDIIEAGKNLKIIARAGIGLDNIDVQKAKEKGIKILNTPGASAPSVAELAIGLMLACARHIAKATISLKEGKWEKKILKGKELLGKTLGLIGFGNIGQEVARRALGFGMRVIAYDPARPKTDLPVEYVDLDTLLKESDFISLHVPLIESTKHMINKDTISKMKDGVIIVNTSRGGTIDEEALYEALVSGKVYAAGLDVFEVEPPSDELRRKLLSLDNVVATPHIGASTAEAQKRVGKELVEKIFRELGI